In Elusimicrobiota bacterium, one genomic interval encodes:
- the rpsG gene encoding 30S ribosomal protein S7 gives MPRKTLKPRERRALPDPHFKYGSVLVSRFINRMNFEGKKSMSERILEQAFNLIQAKTKEEPLAIFNRAIDNVKPLVEVKPRRVGGATYQVPVQVRPERGTALAMRWIMQFAREKTGKPFSERLADEILAASRREGGAIKKREDTHRMADANKAFAHYRW, from the coding sequence GTGCCCCGAAAAACGTTAAAACCTCGTGAGCGTCGTGCACTGCCGGACCCCCATTTTAAGTATGGATCCGTTTTGGTATCCCGCTTTATTAACCGCATGAATTTTGAGGGGAAAAAGAGCATGTCGGAGCGAATTTTGGAGCAGGCTTTTAATCTAATCCAAGCGAAAACAAAAGAAGAGCCGCTGGCTATTTTTAATCGCGCGATTGATAATGTGAAACCTCTGGTCGAAGTCAAACCACGGCGTGTGGGCGGAGCCACGTATCAGGTTCCAGTCCAGGTGCGCCCTGAAAGAGGAACGGCTTTGGCGATGCGTTGGATCATGCAGTTCGCCCGCGAAAAGACTGGGAAGCCTTTTTCGGAGCGATTGGCCGACGAGATCCTTGCCGCCAGTCGCCGGGAAGGCGGAGCCATTAAAAAGCGAGAAGATACCCACCGAATGGCGGATGCCAATAAGGCGTTTGCACACTACCGCTGGTAA
- the fusA gene encoding elongation factor G has product MPRQFPLERIRNIGICAHIDAGKTTTTERILFYTGRIYKIGEVHDGNTTTDWMEQERERGITITAAATYCTWKPVDGVERQVNIIDTPGHVDFTMEVERSLRVLDGAVVVFDAGNGVEPQSETVWRQAERYHVPRLAFMNKMDKVGADFDMCVRSMHEKLDAKGPVPIQLPIGAEVNFSGLIDLVRMKAYVWNSDKLGTKYETMEIPSEMKEAAHSAHAHLVEKVAEFDDKLMEKYLDGKEISEHELIVGIRKATITGKFFPILCGSAYKNKGVQPLLDAVCDYLPSPVDLPPTPGHDQKTNEAITRDPKDEAPFSALAFKIQVDPRAGGRRLTYFRVYSGTLQAGSYVANSSKNSEERISQILRMHADKSEDVKEVYAGDIAAVVGLKGTTTGNTLCDIKNPIILESMHFPEPVISVAIEPKSKADEERLAMALSRLAEEDPTFRVRTDEETSQTIISGMGELHLEILVDRMKREFNVQANVGRPQVAYRETIRQKVEVEGKYIKQTGGRGQYGHCWIIVEPLETGKGFEFVDKIKGGSIPREYIPAVEKGVKQAMESGVLAGYPVVDVKCTVFDGSYHDVDSNAMAFEIAGSMAFKEGARKARPVLLEPVMKFEVVTPEDYMGTIIGDLNSRRAQVNENEQRGNARLIRGVVPLAEMFGYATTVRSLSQGRASFNLEPSHYAEVPRNVSEEIVAKAGGSSASGSSKG; this is encoded by the coding sequence ATGCCCAGACAATTTCCTTTAGAGCGAATCCGAAATATTGGCATCTGCGCCCACATTGACGCAGGCAAGACGACCACGACCGAGCGTATCCTTTTTTACACCGGTCGCATTTACAAAATCGGCGAGGTGCACGACGGAAACACGACGACGGACTGGATGGAGCAGGAACGGGAACGCGGCATCACGATTACGGCGGCCGCCACCTACTGTACTTGGAAACCAGTGGATGGGGTGGAGCGGCAGGTTAATATTATTGACACCCCTGGGCACGTCGATTTTACGATGGAAGTGGAGCGCTCTCTGCGAGTGCTGGATGGGGCGGTTGTCGTTTTTGACGCCGGGAATGGTGTTGAGCCTCAATCGGAAACCGTCTGGCGGCAGGCCGAACGTTATCACGTGCCGCGCCTAGCCTTCATGAATAAGATGGATAAAGTCGGGGCGGATTTTGATATGTGCGTCCGGTCGATGCACGAGAAATTGGATGCGAAGGGCCCGGTTCCGATCCAGCTTCCGATCGGAGCAGAGGTCAACTTCTCGGGTCTTATCGATCTGGTTCGGATGAAAGCTTATGTCTGGAACAGCGATAAACTTGGCACGAAATATGAGACGATGGAAATCCCATCCGAAATGAAGGAAGCGGCCCACTCCGCCCATGCCCACTTGGTTGAAAAAGTCGCCGAGTTTGACGACAAGCTGATGGAAAAATATTTAGATGGCAAAGAGATTTCCGAGCATGAACTGATCGTCGGCATCCGGAAAGCGACCATCACCGGCAAATTTTTCCCGATTTTGTGCGGTTCTGCTTACAAAAATAAAGGAGTTCAACCGCTTTTAGATGCTGTTTGCGATTACCTTCCTTCGCCGGTCGATCTTCCTCCGACGCCGGGTCATGATCAGAAAACCAATGAAGCGATCACTCGAGACCCAAAAGATGAGGCCCCTTTCTCCGCGCTGGCGTTTAAAATCCAAGTCGATCCTCGCGCCGGAGGACGGAGACTGACCTATTTTCGTGTGTATTCGGGGACGCTTCAGGCGGGCAGTTATGTCGCGAACAGCTCAAAAAATTCCGAAGAACGCATTAGCCAAATCTTGCGCATGCATGCCGATAAAAGCGAAGACGTCAAAGAAGTCTACGCTGGCGATATCGCGGCGGTGGTTGGTCTGAAGGGGACAACGACCGGAAACACCCTTTGCGATATTAAAAACCCCATTATCCTCGAGTCCATGCATTTCCCTGAACCGGTGATTTCGGTCGCCATTGAACCGAAATCGAAAGCGGATGAAGAGCGCCTGGCGATGGCGTTGAGTCGTTTGGCCGAAGAGGATCCGACGTTCCGTGTTCGAACAGACGAAGAAACATCCCAGACGATTATTTCGGGTATGGGAGAGTTGCATCTGGAAATTCTTGTCGATCGCATGAAGCGCGAGTTTAACGTGCAGGCTAATGTCGGCCGTCCGCAAGTGGCTTACCGCGAAACGATCCGTCAGAAAGTCGAAGTCGAAGGGAAATATATCAAGCAAACCGGAGGCCGCGGTCAATATGGACACTGTTGGATTATTGTGGAACCGCTGGAGACCGGAAAAGGTTTTGAGTTCGTCGATAAAATCAAGGGCGGTTCGATCCCTCGCGAATATATCCCGGCGGTTGAAAAGGGCGTGAAGCAGGCGATGGAAAGCGGAGTCCTTGCCGGGTACCCTGTGGTTGATGTAAAATGTACCGTCTTCGACGGTTCCTACCACGACGTCGATTCCAATGCTATGGCGTTTGAAATTGCGGGCTCAATGGCCTTCAAAGAAGGTGCTAGGAAGGCGCGCCCGGTATTGCTGGAGCCTGTGATGAAATTTGAAGTGGTGACCCCCGAAGACTATATGGGGACGATTATTGGGGATTTGAATTCCCGCCGTGCTCAGGTGAATGAAAATGAGCAGCGGGGTAATGCACGTCTTATTCGTGGCGTGGTGCCGCTTGCCGAGATGTTCGGGTATGCCACAACGGTGCGATCCCTCAGCCAGGGTCGAGCTTCGTTCAATCTGGAGCCAAGCCATTATGCTGAAGTGCCTCGCAATGTATCTGAAGAGATTGTCGCTAAAGCCGGAGGGAGCAGCGCTTCGGGTAGTTCTAAAGGATAA
- the rpsL gene encoding 30S ribosomal protein S12, producing the protein MPTVNQLVRSGRMPLISKTKAPALVECPQRRGVCTRVYTTTPKKPNSALRKVARVKLTSGFEVTSYIPGVGHNLQEHSIVLVRGGRVKDLPGVRYHIVRGTLDATGVQDRKQSRSKYGAKRPKAA; encoded by the coding sequence GTGCCTACAGTTAATCAGTTGGTACGATCTGGTCGCATGCCATTGATTTCGAAGACCAAAGCCCCCGCTTTGGTAGAGTGTCCTCAGCGTCGTGGTGTTTGCACGCGTGTGTATACGACCACTCCTAAGAAACCCAATTCGGCGTTGCGAAAAGTGGCGCGTGTGAAATTGACCTCTGGTTTCGAAGTAACCTCTTATATCCCCGGTGTTGGCCATAATCTGCAAGAACACTCTATTGTTCTGGTTCGAGGCGGCCGCGTTAAAGACCTTCCGGGAGTTCGATATCATATCGTTCGCGGCACACTGGATGCTACGGGCGTTCAAGATCGCAAACAAAGTCGTTCGAAATACGGAGCCAAAAGGCCGAAAGCGGCTTAG